ACTTGAGGACGacttgggcctgcagaggccgctgGGAGGCCGGAGCTGGCCCTGGAGAGACCGACTCAAGGGcagtctgggcctgcagaggccgccaggaggaagagctgggcctggagaggccgactggaggaagtCCAGGGCCTGGAGTGGATGCAAAGGAGCAAATGCTAGGCCGTGAAACGCTGCCGTGACGTCCCAGCTTGGCctccgggaggcaggagctgggcctgcggaggCCGCCcagaggcaggagcctggcccgAGGAGGCCACGGTGCCAGGCAAGAGGTGGGCCTGGAGGACCCACTGTGAGGTAGAGGCCGGGCCTCTAGAGGCCaacgggaggcaggagctggccccGGAGGGGCCCTCGTTGAGTACGTGTTGCACCTGGAGAGGCCCTGGGAGGacggagctgggcctggagaggccgacttcaGGACGatttgggcctgcagaggccgccagGAGCTGAGTCCAAAGAGGTTGTTGGGAGGCCGGAGTCGGGCCTTGAGACGCAGCCGGGAGGAAGAACTGGGCCCGGGGAGGACGCCGGGAGGCCGGAAGTGGGTCTGGAGAGGCTGACTTGAggaggcccagcctctgcctcccgcatggtggcctctgcaggcccagcctctgcctcctgcatggCGGCCTCTATAGGCCCAGCTGTTCCTCCTGGCTGCGTCTcccggcccagctcctgcctcccagcaAGCAAGCTCTTTTGGCTCAGCTCCCGCAGGCGTTTGTAGGCCCCGAAGTTTCTGCAGCCAAGCTCTTCAGGCCCACGTCCTGCCTCCCGGTGGCCTGTACAGGCCCAGCTATGGCTGGAGAAGAGCCTCTGCAGGCCCCGCTGttgcctcccaggggcctctccaggcccagctctcgcCCCACGGCAGCCTCCCGGAACCaagtccctgcctgcctcccggcagcccgcgtgcagcccagctcctccctcacgGTGGACTGTTcaggcccaactcatgcctctggcaccctgcccagaggcgtgagcccctgcctcacactggcctcacgctgagagaggtcctccgtcacgctggcctgttgaggcccagctcatgactctagtggcctctccaggcccagcccctgcctcgcGGAGGCCCTCCGGAGGCCAAGCTCATGCATCatggcggcctctcccggcctggCGTTTGCTCCTTTGCATGCGCTCCAGGCCCTGCacttcctccagtcggcctctccaggcccagctcttctgCCCggtggcctctgcaggcccagactgTCATCAAGTCGGCCAGTCCAGGGCCAGCTGCtgcctcccggcggcctctgcaggcccggGGTGGCCGACTTGAGGACGACGTGGGCCTGTAGAGGCcgccgggaggaagagctgggcctggagaggccgactggaggaagtGCAGGGCCTGGAGCGCATGCAAAGGAGCAAACGccaggccgggagaggccgccgtgaCGCATGAGCTTGGCCTCCGGAGGGCCTCCgcgaggcaggggctgggcctggagaggccaccagagtcatgagctgggcctcaacaggccagtgtgacggaggacctctctcagcgtgagagaggccagtgtgaggcaggggctcacgcgtctgggcagggtgccagaggcatgagttgggcctcaacaggccagcgtgagggaggacctctcagcgtgagagaggccagtgtgaggcaggggctcacgcctctgggcagggtgccaaaggcatgagttgggcctcaacaggccaccgtgagggaggagctgggcagcTCGCGGGCTGCCGGGAGGTAGGCAGGGACTTGGCCCCGGGAGGCCGCCGTGGGgcgagagctgggcctggagaggcccctgggaggcaaGAGCGGGGCCTGCAGAGGCTGTTCTCCAGCCAGAGCTGGGCCTCTTCAGGCCACCGGCAGGCAGGAGGTGGGCCTGAAGAGCTTGGCTGGAGAAAGTTCGGGGCCTACAAAGGCCGgtgggagctgggcaggagctgagccaaaagagcttgcttgctgggaggccagagctgggcctggagaggccgacttcaGGACGACTTGGGCCTGCAGAGGTCGCTGGGAGGCCCAAGCTGGGCCTGGAGGAGCCCACCGACTGGACGCCATTTGGGGCCTGGAGACGCCGTCGGAAGGCAGGAGCTGAACCTGGAGAGGCCACcgtgaggcctgagctgggcctggggagcttGGCTTGAGGAAGCTGTGGGCCGACCAGGCCCGTCAGGAGCTGGGCAGGCGCTGAGTCCAAAGAGGTTGTTGGGAGGCAGGAGTCGGGCCTGGAGACGCAGCCAGGAGGAAGATCTGGGCCCGGAGAGGAAGTCGGGA
This window of the Pongo abelii isolate AG06213 chromosome 6, NHGRI_mPonAbe1-v2.0_pri, whole genome shotgun sequence genome carries:
- the LOC112129918 gene encoding putative uncharacterized protein FLJ44672; translated protein: RAWLQKLRGLQTPAGAEPKELACWEAGAGPGDAARRNSWAYRGRHAGGRGWACRGHHAGGRGWASSSQPLQTHFRPPGVLPGPSSSSRLRLKARLRPPNNLFGLSSWRPLQAQIVLKSASPGPAPSSQGLSRCNTYSTRAPPGPAPASRWPLEARPLPHSGSSRPTSCLAPWPPRARLLPLGGLRRPSSCLPEAKLGRHGSVSRPSICSFASTPGPGLPPVGLSRPSSSSWRPLQAQTALESVSPGPAPASQRPLQAQVVLKLAWKWAWKSCKSASPGPAPSSRRPLQVQNFLESASPGPAPPASQWPLSAQPSSWLSAAFPGPAFDFRRPLQAQNLTSSWPLQARPPASRRPARARPRPHSGLSTPS